The following proteins come from a genomic window of Dreissena polymorpha isolate Duluth1 chromosome 1, UMN_Dpol_1.0, whole genome shotgun sequence:
- the LOC127878726 gene encoding universal stress protein YxiE-like isoform X1 gives MATGNESRVLIAMDGSRYSDYAFEWYLKNMHKPTHHVTLFHAVEFHALTSMPMGFGSAELINRMIDEENATSEEYLKKLTAMMKDHQLHGKVKQTTGPPRTEIIRVAEEDKADVIICGTRGMGTVRRTLLGSVSDHVMHHSHVPVLVCRHKDDPHHHHLGHHHEPQKEIKM, from the exons ATGGCTACCGGAAATGAATCGCGCGTGCTTATTGCGATGGACGGGAGTCGTTACAGCGACTACGCTTTTGAGT GGTATCTGAAGAACATGCACAAACCCACCCACCATGTGACCCTTTTCCACGCCGTTGAGTTCCACGCTCTGACCTCAATGC CTATGGGTTTCGGAAGCGCAGAGCTCATCAACCGAATGATCGATGAAGAGAACGCCACCTCGGAGGAATACCTCAAGAAACTGACTGCCATGATGAAAGATCATCAA TTGCATGGGAAAGTGAAGCAGACAACAGGCCCGCCAAGGACAGAGATAATCCGGGTTGCAGAAGAGGACAAAGCTGACGTCATTATATGCGGCACGCGCGGGATGGGCACGGTGCGCAGAACCCTACTGGGCAGCgtaagtgatcacgtgatgcaccATTCGCACGTGCCAGTTCTCGTCTGCCGTCATAAGGACGACCCCCATCACCATCATCTGGGCCATCACCACGAGCCACAGAAAGAAATTAAAATGTAG
- the LOC127878679 gene encoding universal stress protein Sll1388-like isoform X4, translated as MSTDHHTKGERHEKHAVLIAMDGSENADYAFQWYMEHLHKPSHYVVILHVPERHAFMVGPLGGTGDVTAITLMMREEEEKEKALLERLAQKLKDGGIGGKVKSVAGRPGEVIVTVADEEKALFVICGSRGKGTLRRTFLGSISDYVLHHSHAPVLICKHKGFHKDLGTESPSLKHRIMNSPLFKRKNKDSPKLERKNTESESKE; from the exons ATGTCTACGGACCACCACACGAAGGGGGAGAGGCACGAGAAACATGCGGTACTCATTGCCATGGACGGAAGTGAAAACGCAGACTATGCCTTCCAAT GGTACATGGAGCACCTCCACAAACCGAGCCACTACGTGGTAATATTACACGTGCCTGAGAGACATGCATTCATGGTCGGAC CGCTAGGCGGCACAGGGGATGTTACGGCAATCACACTTATGATGAGAGAAGAGGAGGAGAAGGAGAAAGCGCTGTTGGAACGGCTGGCTCAGAAACTAAAGGACGGTGGG ATTGGAGGTAAAGTGAAAAGCGTTGCGGGCAGGCCAGGAGAGGTGATAGTGACGGTAGCAGACGAAGAGAAGGCGCTGTttgtcatctgcgggtcacgtgGTAAGGGCACTTTACGACGCACGTTTTTAGGTTCCATAAGCGACTACGTTCTTCACCACTCACACGCACCCGTGTTGATATGCAAACACAAGGGATTTCACAAGGATCTTGGGACGGAATCGCCGTCACTGAAGCATCGCATCATGAACTCACCGCTGTTTAAGAGAAAGAACAAGGACTCGCCAAAGCTGGAGAGAAAGAATACAGAGTCCGAGTCCAAGGAATGA
- the LOC127878679 gene encoding uncharacterized protein LOC127878679 isoform X7 — protein MSTDHHTKGERHEKHAVLIAMDGSENADYAFQWYMEHLHKPSHYVVILHVPERHAFMVGPLGGTGDVTAITLMMREEEEKEKALLERLAQKLKDGGIGGKVKSVAGRPGEVIVTVADEEKALFVICGSRGIVLISAQTRKHKRKGN, from the exons ATGTCTACGGACCACCACACGAAGGGGGAGAGGCACGAGAAACATGCGGTACTCATTGCCATGGACGGAAGTGAAAACGCAGACTATGCCTTCCAAT GGTACATGGAGCACCTCCACAAACCGAGCCACTACGTGGTAATATTACACGTGCCTGAGAGACATGCATTCATGGTCGGAC CGCTAGGCGGCACAGGGGATGTTACGGCAATCACACTTATGATGAGAGAAGAGGAGGAGAAGGAGAAAGCGCTGTTGGAACGGCTGGCTCAGAAACTAAAGGACGGTGGG ATTGGAGGTAAAGTGAAAAGCGTTGCGGGCAGGCCAGGAGAGGTGATAGTGACGGTAGCAGACGAAGAGAAGGCGCTGTttgtcatctgcgggtcacgtg GCATTGTGCTGATTTCCGCGCAAACCAGGAAACACAAAAGGAAAGGCAACTAA
- the LOC127878679 gene encoding uncharacterized protein LOC127878679 isoform X6 — protein MSTDHHTKGERHEKHAVLIAMDGSENADYAFQWYMEHLHKPSHYVVILHVPERHAFMVGPLGGTGDVTAITLMMREEEEKEKALLERLAQKLKDGGIGGKVKSVAGRPGEVIVTVADEEKALFVICGSREFISTEGIVLISAQTRKHKRKGN, from the exons ATGTCTACGGACCACCACACGAAGGGGGAGAGGCACGAGAAACATGCGGTACTCATTGCCATGGACGGAAGTGAAAACGCAGACTATGCCTTCCAAT GGTACATGGAGCACCTCCACAAACCGAGCCACTACGTGGTAATATTACACGTGCCTGAGAGACATGCATTCATGGTCGGAC CGCTAGGCGGCACAGGGGATGTTACGGCAATCACACTTATGATGAGAGAAGAGGAGGAGAAGGAGAAAGCGCTGTTGGAACGGCTGGCTCAGAAACTAAAGGACGGTGGG ATTGGAGGTAAAGTGAAAAGCGTTGCGGGCAGGCCAGGAGAGGTGATAGTGACGGTAGCAGACGAAGAGAAGGCGCTGTttgtcatctgcgggtcacgtg AATTTATTTCTACCGAAGGCATTGTGCTGATTTCCGCGCAAACCAGGAAACACAAAAGGAAAGGCAACTAA